In the Clostridium beijerinckii genome, one interval contains:
- the flhF gene encoding flagellar biosynthesis protein FlhF, producing the protein MIIKKYLVANMNEGLTRIRYELGKDAIIISQRKVRKPGLKGLFSKKVIEVTAAIENSQSDDNSSSNKYSSKYNKMDEEFQNSLESIKKLMQDEVSVSKDLREIPKADTIRDKILEHNANLEKEASSNNIYEENINKQEIKSSSTKMENSSKEQKGMDYIDKAINNEANIESIHKEVNELKSLLSKVIKNTSNEDVSVSFIKERLKSLDIDEELQDGVIESVENINSGEALNEVEVLREVFERDILVSTKSLNGRVVLVGPTGVGKTTTIAKLAGRLALIEKKKVGLITVDTYRIGAIEQLKTYAEIMNIPFKVVITMKEMEDAIEAMSNCDVVLIDTTGRSSKNAMQISELRAFVQKANPDHVNMVISATTKNSDIKSILTGYSGLEYDNIIITKLDETTVYGSLYNIAKIANKPVSFVTIGQNVPDDIMVPTKEEIANFILGEEILC; encoded by the coding sequence ATGATTATAAAAAAATATCTTGTAGCAAATATGAACGAAGGTTTGACTCGGATTAGATATGAACTAGGAAAAGATGCTATTATAATAAGTCAGAGAAAGGTTAGAAAACCAGGACTAAAAGGCTTATTTTCTAAGAAAGTGATAGAGGTTACAGCTGCTATTGAAAATTCACAAAGTGATGACAATAGTAGTTCTAATAAGTACAGCAGTAAGTACAACAAAATGGATGAAGAGTTTCAAAATTCATTAGAAAGTATTAAAAAGTTAATGCAGGATGAAGTATCAGTTTCAAAAGATTTGAGAGAAATTCCTAAGGCTGATACCATAAGAGATAAGATATTAGAACATAATGCTAATCTTGAAAAGGAAGCGTCTAGTAATAATATATACGAAGAAAATATTAATAAACAGGAAATTAAAAGTAGTTCTACAAAAATGGAAAATAGCAGTAAAGAACAAAAGGGAATGGATTATATAGATAAGGCCATAAATAATGAGGCGAATATAGAATCAATACATAAAGAAGTTAATGAATTAAAGAGTTTATTAAGCAAGGTTATAAAAAATACGTCCAACGAAGATGTATCAGTAAGCTTTATAAAAGAAAGATTAAAAAGTTTGGATATTGATGAAGAATTGCAGGATGGAGTTATAGAGTCAGTAGAGAATATAAATTCTGGAGAGGCTTTAAATGAAGTAGAAGTTTTAAGAGAAGTTTTTGAGAGAGATATCTTAGTATCCACTAAGAGCTTGAATGGGCGCGTTGTATTAGTAGGGCCAACTGGTGTAGGGAAAACAACCACAATAGCAAAGCTTGCTGGAAGACTTGCACTTATCGAAAAAAAGAAGGTAGGATTAATTACAGTAGATACATATAGAATTGGAGCTATTGAGCAACTTAAAACATATGCAGAAATAATGAATATACCTTTTAAAGTTGTAATTACAATGAAGGAAATGGAAGATGCTATTGAAGCAATGAGTAACTGTGACGTTGTTCTTATAGATACTACAGGAAGAAGCAGCAAAAATGCGATGCAAATTTCAGAGCTTAGAGCATTTGTACAAAAAGCAAACCCTGACCATGTAAATATGGTAATAAGTGCAACTACTAAAAATAGTGATATAAAATCCATACTTACAGGCTATTCAGGGCTTGAATATGATAATATTATTATTACTAAACTTGATGAGACTACTGTGTATGGTTCTTTATATAATATTGCTAAAATTGCTAACAAGCCAGTTAGCTTTGTAACTATAGGGCAAAATGTTCCAGATGATATAATGGTACCTACAAAGGAAGAAATTGCTAATTTTATCCTAGGGGAGGAGATTCTATGCTAG
- the flhA gene encoding flagellar biosynthesis protein FlhA, with amino-acid sequence MEFGNRKLKVKDNLDVLIAFGVIAIVLMIIIPLPKQVIDLLLALNITISIIIILITMFTTNVLQLSVFPTLLLVTTLFRLALNISSTRLILTEADAGTIITAFGNFVIRGNYVVGIIIFLIIVVIQFMVITNGAGRVAEVSARFTLDAMPGKQMSIDADLNSGIIDEAMAKKKRKDLQSEADFYGAMDGASKFVKGDAIAGIVITIINIIGGIIIGVLQKNMTAATAAQTYTILSVGDGLVSQVPALLVSTASGILVTRSGSEENLGNTLSAQLTAFPVATGIASAIMLFLGIIPSMPKIPFFTASLAMGTLTYLLYKDAAAKEIQEFVSEEEEIIQAERKEPENVMNLISVEPMEVEIGYGLIPLADEASGGDLLQRIASVRRQCAIEMGIVVQPIRIRDNLQLKTNEYIVKIRGTMVVSSELMPSMLLCMDPTGENSEMPGIKTIEPTFGLPAVWINKDQREEAEIKGLTVVDPTTVMVTHLTETIKSHSYELLGRQEVKLIVDNAKEKYSAVVEELIPDLLSIGELQKVLQNLLREKVPIKDIVTIMESLADNAKNTRDLEVLTEYVRFSLARTICNQVVDENRTITVVTLDTSIEEIIANNTQKSVQGSFPTVDPDTTTKILTGIKNTIESVYFYNNQPLILVSPNIRPVFRKLIEMVFPHIMVISLNEVPNDVQINSEGVVRI; translated from the coding sequence TTGGAGTTTGGCAATAGAAAATTAAAGGTAAAAGATAATCTAGATGTATTAATTGCATTTGGTGTTATAGCGATAGTTCTTATGATAATAATACCTTTACCTAAACAGGTAATAGATTTACTTTTAGCTTTAAATATAACAATTTCAATAATCATAATTTTAATTACAATGTTCACAACTAATGTATTGCAGCTTTCAGTCTTCCCTACATTATTGCTGGTTACAACATTATTTAGATTGGCACTTAACATATCATCAACAAGACTAATACTTACAGAAGCAGATGCAGGAACTATTATAACGGCATTTGGAAACTTTGTTATACGTGGTAATTATGTAGTTGGTATTATAATATTTTTGATTATAGTAGTAATTCAATTTATGGTTATTACTAACGGTGCAGGAAGAGTTGCAGAAGTATCTGCAAGATTTACACTTGATGCAATGCCAGGTAAGCAAATGAGTATTGATGCTGATTTAAACTCTGGAATAATAGATGAAGCTATGGCAAAAAAGAAAAGAAAAGACTTGCAATCAGAAGCTGATTTTTATGGGGCTATGGATGGTGCATCTAAGTTCGTTAAAGGTGATGCAATAGCTGGTATTGTAATTACTATTATAAATATAATAGGTGGAATTATCATTGGAGTACTTCAAAAAAATATGACGGCTGCGACTGCCGCTCAAACATATACCATTTTATCTGTTGGAGACGGTCTTGTGAGCCAAGTTCCAGCGCTACTAGTATCTACGGCTTCAGGTATTTTGGTAACACGTTCAGGAAGTGAAGAGAATTTAGGAAATACATTGTCTGCTCAATTGACAGCTTTTCCAGTAGCTACAGGAATTGCCAGCGCTATAATGTTGTTTTTAGGCATTATACCTAGCATGCCTAAAATTCCATTTTTTACAGCATCTTTAGCAATGGGGACGTTAACATACCTACTTTATAAAGATGCAGCTGCCAAAGAGATACAAGAATTTGTATCGGAAGAAGAAGAAATCATCCAAGCAGAGCGTAAAGAGCCAGAAAATGTTATGAATTTAATTTCAGTAGAGCCAATGGAGGTTGAAATTGGATATGGACTTATACCACTTGCAGATGAGGCATCTGGCGGAGATTTACTTCAAAGAATTGCATCTGTTAGAAGACAATGTGCTATAGAAATGGGTATCGTTGTTCAACCTATAAGAATCAGAGATAATCTTCAATTAAAGACAAATGAGTACATAGTAAAAATTAGAGGAACCATGGTTGTTTCTTCAGAATTAATGCCGAGTATGCTTCTTTGCATGGATCCAACAGGAGAAAATTCAGAGATGCCAGGTATAAAAACAATTGAGCCGACTTTTGGACTTCCAGCAGTATGGATAAATAAAGATCAAAGGGAAGAGGCCGAAATTAAGGGATTAACTGTAGTTGATCCAACAACGGTAATGGTAACTCACTTAACTGAAACTATAAAGAGCCATTCATATGAATTGCTTGGAAGACAAGAGGTTAAACTTATTGTTGATAATGCGAAAGAAAAATATAGCGCAGTTGTTGAAGAACTTATTCCAGACCTACTAAGTATCGGAGAACTTCAAAAAGTACTACAAAATTTACTTAGAGAAAAAGTTCCAATTAAGGATATTGTTACGATAATGGAATCTCTAGCAGATAACGCTAAAAATACTAGAGATTTAGAGGTTCTAACAGAATATGTTAGATTCTCATTAGCTAGAACGATTTGTAATCAAGTGGTTGATGAAAATAGAACAATTACTGTAGTAACTTTGGATACAAGTATAGAAGAGATAATAGCAAATAATACTCAGAAATCAGTGCAAGGGTCATTCCCAACAGTAGATCCGGATACAACTACCAAAATACTTACAGGAATAAAGAATACTATAGAATCAGTTTATTTTTACAACAATCAACCTCTTATACTTGTTTCACCAAATATAAGACCTGTATTTAGAAAGTTAATCGAAATGGTATTTCCTCACATTATGGTAATTTCTTTAAATGAAGTACCTAATGATGTTCAAATTAATAGTGAAGGAGTCGTAAGAATATAG
- a CDS encoding fused FliR family export protein/FlhB family type III secretion system protein codes for MVDISYFLALFLIFLRITSYFISVQIFFPTGTPQIMQGVFSLILSFGIVAGIDHSTLSALNSGYMLVFYAISEIMSGLILGYITNLIFQVVKLAGEWMDIHAGFSMVSVLDPTTQTTSTLLGNLSYFVSLAFFFIVDGHHVVINMLVESTKIVPIGKTIVYQETLMGVMKTIFDYFALGVKIAIPIVLIIVITDVCLGLISRTVPTIPIMIFGMPIKNLLGLITYIILLPLMLKLIGTAIYNLPSIFREIVNLIPAVPLVLIFAGDDKTEEATPKKKSESRNKGQIARSKDVSVAITMVICTLLISSLWGMLTSGFKDVLIYFLNFPMIKDFDNATISNLAITTVIKIGSYLLPFALPIMVGGIIASLLQTGFIITAEPLKPSFGKLNPLNGLKNMISKRSMVDLSKNLIIITIISIICYKYISGNYQSILGISNLYLPSLSDEVKNLVVGIFKQICIVLVIIAAIDYFLQVRMHNKEMRMTKQEIKDEYKQSEGDPKLKGKIKQRQRELGMKRMMQSVADATVVITNPTHLAIAIKYEEGKDMEAPKIVAKGADYVAFKIKSIAKENEVPVIENKPLARLMYDRVEIDEDIPQDLYQAVAEILVVVMKLKKK; via the coding sequence ATGGTGGATATATCCTACTTTCTTGCATTGTTTCTAATTTTTTTGAGGATAACCTCATATTTTATATCTGTTCAAATATTTTTTCCAACTGGAACACCACAAATTATGCAAGGAGTATTTTCACTTATATTATCATTTGGAATTGTAGCAGGGATAGATCATTCTACATTGAGTGCTTTAAATAGTGGCTACATGCTGGTGTTTTATGCCATAAGTGAGATAATGTCTGGCTTAATATTAGGATATATAACTAATTTAATTTTCCAAGTGGTAAAGCTTGCGGGAGAATGGATGGATATCCATGCAGGTTTCTCAATGGTATCAGTGCTAGATCCAACAACTCAGACTACATCGACTTTACTTGGAAATTTATCATATTTTGTTTCTTTAGCATTCTTTTTTATAGTTGATGGACATCATGTTGTTATAAATATGCTGGTGGAAAGCACAAAGATAGTACCTATTGGTAAAACTATAGTCTATCAAGAAACCTTAATGGGGGTTATGAAGACTATTTTTGACTATTTTGCTTTAGGTGTGAAAATAGCAATACCAATAGTTTTGATAATTGTTATAACTGACGTGTGTTTGGGATTGATTTCTAGAACAGTACCAACAATTCCAATCATGATTTTTGGAATGCCTATAAAAAATTTATTAGGACTTATTACATATATTATATTGCTTCCATTAATGTTGAAGTTAATTGGAACAGCTATATACAATCTACCAAGTATTTTCCGGGAAATAGTTAATTTGATACCTGCGGTACCTTTAGTTCTAATTTTTGCTGGTGATGATAAGACTGAAGAAGCAACACCTAAGAAAAAGTCAGAATCTAGAAATAAAGGACAAATAGCAAGAAGTAAGGATGTATCTGTAGCAATTACAATGGTTATTTGTACGTTATTAATATCATCTTTATGGGGGATGTTAACAAGTGGATTTAAAGATGTTTTAATCTATTTTTTGAATTTTCCCATGATAAAAGATTTTGATAATGCAACTATTTCTAATTTAGCAATTACTACTGTTATAAAGATAGGAAGTTATTTATTACCCTTTGCATTACCTATAATGGTTGGAGGAATTATTGCAAGTTTGCTGCAAACAGGTTTTATAATAACTGCTGAACCTTTAAAACCATCATTTGGAAAGTTAAATCCTTTAAATGGCCTAAAGAATATGATATCAAAAAGAAGCATGGTAGACTTATCTAAAAATTTAATTATAATAACTATAATATCAATTATTTGTTATAAATACATATCAGGAAATTACCAAAGTATACTGGGAATTTCAAATTTATATCTACCTTCCCTAAGCGACGAAGTTAAAAATTTAGTTGTGGGAATATTTAAGCAGATATGCATTGTATTGGTAATCATTGCAGCTATTGATTACTTTTTACAAGTTAGAATGCATAATAAAGAGATGAGAATGACTAAGCAGGAAATTAAAGATGAGTACAAACAATCTGAAGGAGATCCTAAGCTAAAAGGGAAAATTAAGCAAAGACAAAGAGAATTAGGAATGAAGAGAATGATGCAATCTGTTGCAGATGCTACGGTTGTAATAACAAATCCTACTCACTTAGCAATTGCTATAAAATATGAAGAAGGAAAAGATATGGAGGCACCTAAAATTGTAGCGAAGGGTGCTGATTATGTGGCATTTAAAATAAAAAGTATTGCGAAAGAAAATGAAGTCCCGGTTATCGAAAATAAGCCTCTTGCAAGGCTGATGTACGATAGGGTGGAAATAGATGAAGACATACCACAAGATTTATATCAAGCTGTAGCGGAAATATTGGTAGTAGTAATGAAGCTCAAGAAGAAATAA
- a CDS encoding flagellar biosynthetic protein FliQ, with product MTQTMLNAVVKDTIITAAKVSAPILIVVLVLGLAISIIQATTQIQEQTLTFVPKLIAAAIVGIFLGSWMLETIMSFTNRIFDLISKVIT from the coding sequence ATGACGCAGACAATGCTTAATGCTGTAGTTAAGGATACAATAATAACAGCGGCGAAAGTATCAGCTCCTATATTAATAGTAGTTCTAGTATTGGGGTTAGCAATAAGTATTATACAAGCTACAACTCAAATACAAGAGCAGACATTAACTTTTGTTCCTAAATTAATAGCAGCAGCAATTGTTGGAATATTTTTGGGGAGTTGGATGCTTGAAACAATTATGTCTTTCACAAATAGGATTTTTGATTTGATTTCAAAAGTTATTACATAG
- the fliP gene encoding flagellar type III secretion system pore protein FliP (The bacterial flagellar biogenesis protein FliP forms a type III secretion system (T3SS)-type pore required for flagellar assembly.) yields MKNNKKRIAFTFMMALGIMMFCTISAYAAPSSTSVPQLNVSFGDGNSTPQDYVSSIKILIFFTILALLPSIVIMMTSFTRIVVVFSFLKSAMGVQQAVPNQILTGLAIFLTLFIMNPVYNEVNTKAIQPYLENKITQDQAFEEASKPLKSFMLKQTREKDLELFVEIGGVDKENLTKENVSFTTLIPAFAISELKTAFQIGFLIYLPFLVIDMVVSSVLMSMGMFMLPPTMVSLPFKLILFVMVDGWYLLVKSLIQSFM; encoded by the coding sequence ATGAAAAATAATAAGAAGAGAATTGCATTTACCTTCATGATGGCTCTTGGAATTATGATGTTTTGCACTATAAGTGCATATGCAGCTCCAAGTAGTACAAGCGTGCCGCAACTAAATGTATCTTTTGGAGACGGAAATAGCACACCGCAGGATTATGTATCGAGTATTAAAATATTAATATTTTTTACGATTCTAGCATTATTGCCATCAATAGTGATAATGATGACATCTTTTACCAGAATAGTGGTGGTGTTTTCATTTCTTAAGAGTGCAATGGGAGTACAACAAGCTGTTCCAAATCAAATATTGACAGGACTTGCTATATTTTTAACTTTGTTTATTATGAATCCTGTTTATAATGAGGTAAATACTAAAGCAATACAGCCATATTTAGAAAATAAAATAACTCAGGATCAAGCTTTTGAAGAGGCATCTAAACCTCTAAAATCATTTATGCTCAAACAAACGAGGGAAAAGGATTTAGAGTTATTTGTTGAAATAGGTGGAGTAGATAAAGAGAATTTAACAAAAGAGAATGTTTCATTTACAACGTTAATCCCAGCCTTTGCGATAAGTGAATTAAAGACAGCCTTTCAAATAGGATTTTTAATATATTTACCATTTTTAGTTATAGACATGGTAGTATCTAGTGTTCTGATGTCTATGGGTATGTTCATGCTACCTCCTACAATGGTATCATTGCCTTTTAAATTGATATTATTTGTAATGGTAGATGGATGGTATTTACTGGTGAAATCTTTGATACAGAGTTTTATGTGA
- a CDS encoding FliO/MopB family protein, which yields MNFGFLGMIVQLILALGVTLGLIFLSFKLANSKFNVINNNKYIKVIERVQVTKDNSILIVKIGEKGYIMTSTAGHMEKLSELSREEIDNIEEDKKKASQEMAEYYTNLVLKSKKNFSKITKNIKSKEEKHEK from the coding sequence ATGAATTTTGGATTTTTAGGAATGATTGTACAGCTTATTTTGGCCTTGGGAGTTACTTTAGGATTAATATTTTTAAGTTTTAAGTTAGCAAATTCAAAATTTAATGTTATTAATAATAATAAATATATTAAGGTTATTGAAAGAGTACAAGTAACAAAAGATAATTCTATATTAATAGTTAAAATCGGAGAAAAAGGATATATAATGACTAGTACTGCAGGGCATATGGAAAAATTATCAGAGTTATCAAGAGAAGAAATTGATAATATTGAAGAAGATAAGAAGAAAGCATCGCAGGAAATGGCAGAATATTATACTAATTTAGTATTAAAATCGAAAAAGAACTTTTCTAAGATTACAAAGAATATAAAATCAAAGGAAGAGAAGCATGAAAAATAA
- a CDS encoding flagellar basal body-associated FliL family protein, which produces MALGKGKDKEKEKGEKSGKSGKGLMIVLFILGLLVLGSAAFGGVYLFMKTKNTVDAQEVVVENEYMDLAEFTVNLGDEGGKRFFKGELALGYDKTKTKLKEELTANQVVVRDDIIFFFKSQKADYLNNVANRDAIKRQLIDSINKDLTKGKITDVRFKSMIIQ; this is translated from the coding sequence GTGGCTTTAGGAAAAGGTAAGGACAAGGAAAAAGAAAAAGGTGAAAAGTCAGGTAAAAGTGGAAAAGGTCTTATGATAGTTTTATTTATTTTAGGATTATTAGTATTAGGATCAGCAGCTTTCGGTGGAGTGTATTTATTTATGAAAACTAAAAATACAGTAGATGCTCAAGAAGTTGTTGTTGAAAATGAGTATATGGATTTAGCTGAATTCACAGTAAATTTAGGTGATGAAGGTGGTAAAAGATTTTTTAAGGGAGAACTTGCTTTAGGCTATGATAAGACTAAGACTAAACTAAAGGAAGAATTGACAGCTAATCAAGTGGTTGTAAGAGATGATATTATATTTTTCTTTAAGAGCCAAAAGGCTGATTATTTAAATAATGTAGCGAATAGGGATGCTATAAAAAGACAATTAATTGATTCTATTAATAAGGATTTAACAAAAGGCAAGATTACTGATGTTAGATTTAAAAGTATGATAATTCAGTAG
- a CDS encoding flagellar FlbD family protein translates to MIDVTGMNHEHFILNADHIEKIEEVPETIITLTNGRKYIVLESVEEVRQAVIKYKNKIFTYKI, encoded by the coding sequence ATGATAGATGTAACTGGAATGAACCATGAGCACTTCATATTAAATGCAGATCATATAGAAAAGATAGAAGAAGTGCCTGAAACAATAATTACATTAACCAATGGAAGAAAATATATAGTACTTGAAAGCGTAGAAGAAGTTAGGCAGGCGGTTATAAAATACAAAAACAAAATTTTTACTTATAAAATATAA
- a CDS encoding flagellar hook-basal body complex protein yields MLRCMYSGISGMKVNQTKLDVIGNNIANVGTTAFKSSSARFKDMLYQNSSEATAPTSVLGGTNAKQIGLGAQLSSINKVMGQGNALSTGRSLDVCIDGDGYLVVSKGDLNSGIGADQATGAPNAAASDATGQISETLFTRDGNLTLDYQGNLLTSDGHRIMGYYLTSATNDGGTASAKSLAYDSTNNVIGANYVNADSKDLKVSDNTMRPLVIPDSVTISGTPGASGAVTQPVKKFEIGKDGIITAVLGDGKRAAIGQIAMASFKNPEGLTDLGGNMCINSSNSGPIVYKTGKIDTSTSSSTTTATGNQGGFGSLIQGALEGSNVDLTEQFTDMITATRSFQAASKMVTTGDEILQTITGLMR; encoded by the coding sequence ATGTTAAGATGTATGTATTCTGGGATAAGCGGAATGAAGGTTAACCAAACTAAATTGGATGTTATAGGTAATAATATAGCAAACGTAGGAACAACAGCTTTTAAATCTTCAAGTGCAAGATTTAAGGATATGCTTTATCAAAATTCTTCTGAGGCAACAGCACCTACTTCAGTACTTGGAGGTACAAATGCTAAGCAGATAGGGTTAGGAGCACAACTTTCAAGTATTAACAAAGTTATGGGACAAGGTAATGCATTATCAACAGGTAGAAGCCTTGATGTATGTATTGATGGTGATGGATACCTAGTAGTATCTAAAGGCGATTTGAATTCTGGAATTGGTGCTGATCAAGCTACAGGTGCACCAAATGCGGCAGCCTCTGATGCCACTGGACAAATTTCAGAAACTTTGTTTACAAGGGATGGAAATCTTACATTGGATTATCAAGGAAATTTATTAACATCTGATGGGCATAGAATTATGGGATATTATTTAACTAGCGCTACAAATGATGGTGGAACTGCTAGTGCTAAAAGTTTAGCTTATGATTCAACAAATAATGTTATAGGTGCTAACTATGTAAATGCAGATTCTAAAGATTTAAAAGTATCTGATAATACAATGAGACCTTTAGTAATACCAGATAGTGTCACTATTTCAGGAACTCCAGGTGCATCAGGTGCTGTAACACAGCCTGTTAAGAAATTTGAAATCGGAAAAGATGGTATTATTACTGCTGTATTAGGAGATGGTAAGAGAGCTGCAATTGGTCAAATTGCTATGGCAAGTTTTAAAAATCCAGAAGGATTGACTGATCTTGGTGGTAATATGTGCATAAATTCTTCTAACTCAGGGCCTATAGTTTATAAAACTGGAAAGATAGATACTAGTACATCATCTTCAACAACTACTGCAACAGGGAATCAAGGCGGTTTCGGATCATTAATTCAAGGAGCTCTTGAAGGTTCAAATGTAGATTTAACAGAACAATTTACAGATATGATCACAGCAACTAGAAGTTTCCAAGCTGCATCAAAGATGGTAACTACAGGAGATGAAATTCTACAAACAATTACTGGGCTTATGAGATAA
- a CDS encoding flagellar biosynthesis protein has product MSYRIINGQAYSVGNIGQFANSQKAIGDSPNSKQKEAKFQDVLDGVKNRDQSFTVSKHAASRLNEINFTKEDMEQIQKGFKIAQDKNSKNTVMLYKDIALIASVENKTLITAVEKDRAKDNIFTNVDSVVIL; this is encoded by the coding sequence ATGAGTTATAGAATTATTAATGGACAAGCTTATTCTGTAGGGAATATTGGGCAATTTGCAAATTCTCAAAAGGCTATAGGTGATAGTCCTAATAGCAAGCAGAAGGAAGCAAAATTTCAGGATGTACTAGATGGTGTTAAAAATAGAGATCAGAGTTTTACTGTATCAAAGCATGCTGCTTCAAGATTAAATGAGATTAATTTTACTAAAGAAGATATGGAACAAATACAAAAGGGTTTTAAAATAGCTCAGGATAAAAATTCTAAAAATACAGTTATGTTATATAAAGATATTGCATTAATTGCTAGTGTTGAAAACAAGACTCTAATAACAGCTGTAGAAAAGGATAGAGCGAAAGATAATATATTTACGAACGTAGATAGCGTAGTAATTTTATAG
- a CDS encoding flagellar hook capping FlgD N-terminal domain-containing protein produces MSTTLSPLNDSTVNVASSGTTANGTKILKKNDNTMDKNSFLKILSAQLSNLDPTQNQDSSAYVSQMAQFASMEQMQNLNTTMSDSAYQQMIGRTVITNEKDDNGSYIQGYVTQVLKESGGTYLGMLINGKEAKIAVENIIGTVQTTDSNTNANSRTALNSDFLAASALADKQEKVVIATLDDKKKTVLIKGKITGAYIDTVSGATVKIKVDVLDDNGKPTGENKTYDYGDIVRAGDLADDDMKVNLNNNTANESTSETGTNGSSNSNSSGSGTTSDSGSTDTNTNTGTAGDTTNASSNGTINTISSATNDSTDAENAILAKIAGV; encoded by the coding sequence ATGAGTACTACATTAAGTCCATTAAATGATTCGACAGTAAATGTTGCAAGTTCAGGTACAACTGCGAATGGAACTAAGATCTTAAAGAAAAATGATAATACTATGGATAAAAATTCATTTTTAAAGATATTATCTGCTCAATTAAGTAATTTAGATCCAACCCAAAATCAAGATTCAAGTGCATATGTAAGTCAGATGGCTCAATTCGCATCAATGGAACAAATGCAGAATTTAAATACTACTATGTCAGACTCAGCATACCAGCAAATGATTGGTAGAACAGTAATAACCAATGAAAAAGACGACAATGGCTCTTATATACAGGGGTATGTAACTCAGGTATTGAAAGAATCTGGTGGAACATATTTAGGAATGTTAATTAATGGGAAAGAAGCAAAAATTGCAGTTGAAAATATAATTGGAACTGTACAAACAACTGATTCTAATACTAATGCAAATAGTAGAACTGCTCTTAATTCTGATTTCTTAGCCGCCTCAGCTTTAGCAGATAAACAAGAAAAAGTTGTGATTGCGACTTTAGATGATAAAAAGAAGACTGTTTTAATAAAAGGAAAGATTACTGGTGCTTATATTGATACTGTCAGTGGTGCTACTGTAAAGATAAAAGTTGATGTTTTGGATGATAACGGTAAGCCAACAGGAGAAAATAAGACTTACGATTATGGAGATATAGTAAGAGCTGGAGATCTGGCAGATGATGATATGAAAGTGAATTTAAATAACAATACTGCTAATGAAAGTACAAGTGAAACAGGTACAAATGGTTCAAGTAACAGTAATTCTAGTGGCAGCGGAACAACTTCTGATTCTGGTTCTACAGACACTAATACTAATACAGGAACAGCAGGTGATACTACGAATGCATCTTCAAATGGAACAATAAATACAATTTCAAGTGCAACTAATGATTCGACAGATGCAGAAAATGCAATTCTAGCTAAAATAGCAGGTGTATAA